The Epinephelus lanceolatus isolate andai-2023 chromosome 8, ASM4190304v1, whole genome shotgun sequence genome includes a window with the following:
- the LOC117258428 gene encoding keratin, type II cytoskeletal cochleal-like: MNVQRGSSSSMRMTVRSSGSMYGGSSGGGGGGGGGGINRMFTSQSLMGPARSRVSIASGGTGGMRFGGGGGGGGGGGGGGGYSYSSYRASGGGSGGGGGLGIGYGFGGSVGGGFGGGFGGGGLGMGLYGGGGGGGLIIPTIQQVTCNPNLLNPVDVTIDPTIQTVRTQEKEQIKTLNNRFASFIDKVRFLEQQNKMLETKWSLLQDQTTSRSNIDAMFEAYIANLRRQLDGLGNEKIKLEGELRNMQTLVEDFKNKYEDEINKRAGVENEFVLLKKDVDGAYMNKIELEAKVDSLQDEINFLRAVYEAELNELQGQIKDTSVIVSMNNSRDLDMDSIVAEVKAQYEQIAERNRAEAEGWYQERFQQMQTSAGQAGDEVRNTKAEIAELNRMITRLQNEIEAVKAQRANLEAQIAEAEERGELAVKDAKARIKDLEDALQRAKQDMARQVREYQELMNVKLALDIEIATYRKLLEGEEDRIATGGGATTVHIQTSGGGGGGGGGGGGGYGGGYGGGYGSGYGLGGGGGGGGGIGIGSGIGAGGMSYSSSTSGGMSYGSGGMGMSMGGIGGGGSTVRQSSSYTASIRRS, from the exons ATGAATGTACAGAGGGGTTCTTCGAGTAGTATGAGAATGACCGTCAGGTCCAGTGGAAGCATGTATGGTggtagtagtggtggtggtggaggtggtggaggtggtggtatAAACAGAATGTTTACCTCTCAATCTTTAATGGGGCCAGCCAGAAGTAGGGTAAGCATTGCCAGTGGTGGCACGGGAGGTATGCGATTTGGTGGTGGCGGCggtggcggcggcggcggcggcggcggcggcggctaTAGCTATAGTTCATACCGTGCAAGTGGAGGTGgaagtggaggtggaggtggtctCGGTATTGGTTACGGTTTTGGTGGAAGTGTAGGTGGAGGTTTTGGTGGAGGTTTCGGTGGAGGTGGTCTCGGTATGGGTCTCtatggtggtggaggtggtggcggACTTATCATACCCACTATCCAGCAAGTAACTTGCAACCCGAACCTACTGAACCCCGTGGATGTTACAATTGACCCCACCATCCAGACTGTCCGTACCCAAGAGAAAGAACAGATCAAGACTCTAAACAACCGCTTCGCCTCCTTCATTGACAAG GTGCGCTTCCTAGAGCAGCAGAACAAAATGCTGGAGACCAAGTGGAGCCTGCTGCAGGATCAGACCACCAGCCGCTCCAACATCGACGCCATGTTTGAGGCCTACATCGCCAACCTGCGCAGACAGCTGGATGGGCTCGGCAATGAGAAGATCAAGCTGGAGGGAGAGCTGAGGAACATGCAGACACTTGTGGAGGACTTCAAGAACAA GTATGAAGATGAAATCAACAAGCGTGCTGGTGTGGAGAATGAGTTTGTGCTCCTGAAGAAG GATGTAGACGGCGCCTACATGAACAAGATTGAGCTGGAGGCCAAGGTTGATTCCCTCCAGGATGAGATTAACTTCCTCAGAGCTGTCTACGAGGCG GAACTGAATGAGCTCCAGGGACAGATCAAGGACACCTCAGTCATTGTGTCGATGAACAACAGCCGCGACCTGGACATGGACTCCATTGTGGCCGAAGTCAAGGCTCAGTATGAGCAAATCGCAGAGCGCAACCGTGCTGAAGCTGAAGGATGGTACCAGGAGAGG TTCCAGCAGATGCAGACTAGTGCAGGCCAGGCTGGAGATGAAGTTCGCAACACCAAGGCTGAGATCGCTGAGCTCAACCGCATGATTACCCGCCTCCAGAATGAGATTGAGGCAGTCAAGGCACAG CGCGCCAACCTGGAGGCCCAGATCGCTGAGGCTGAGGAGCGTGGCGAGCTAGCTGTGAAGGACGCCAAGGCCCGCATTAAGGACCTGGAGGATGCCTTGCAGAGAGCCAAACAGGACATGGCCCGCCAGGTCCGCGAGTACCAGGAGCTCATGAACGTCAAGCTGGCTCTGGACATTGAGATTGCCACCTACAGGAAGCTTctggaaggagaggaggacag AATTGCCACTGGCGGTGGAGCTACAACCGTCCACATACAGACCTCCG GTGGAGGCGGCGGTGGAGGcggtggcggtggtggtggcTACGGCGGTGGCTATGGCGGTGGCTATGGCAGTGGCTATGGCCttggcggcggcggcggcggtggCGGCGGCATCGGCATCGGCAGCGGCATCGGCGCTGGCGGcatgagctacagcagcagcaccagtggCGGCATGAGCTATGGCAGCGGCGGCATGGGCATGAGCATGGGCGGCATTGGCGGCGGTGGCAGCACagtcagacagagcagcagctacACCGCCTCCATCCGCCGTTCATAA